A stretch of the Siniperca chuatsi isolate FFG_IHB_CAS linkage group LG24, ASM2008510v1, whole genome shotgun sequence genome encodes the following:
- the LOC122872352 gene encoding FUN14 domain-containing protein 1 isoform X8, whose protein sequence is MENRDAGTNAGQDDPESEDEVYEVVDLTEYARRHQWWSRVFGNNSGPIAEKYSVATQIMMGGVTGWCAGYLFQRVGKIAATAVGGGFLLLQIANHSGYVQVDWKKVEKDVNKAKKHLKKKANKAAPEINTFIEEATDFIKRNIVLSGGFVGGFFLGLAS, encoded by the exons ATGGAAAATCGCGACGCGGGGACAAACG CAGGTCAGGATGACCCAGAGAGTGAAGATGAGGTTTATGAGGTTGTGGACCTGACAGAATATGCCCGGAGGCACCAGTGGTGGAGTAGGGTGTTTGGGAACAACTCCGGCCCGATTGCTGAGAAGTATTCCGTGGCCACCCAGATCATGATGGGAGGGGTGACTGGATG GTGTGCTGGTTACCTCTTCCAGAGAGTTGGGAAGATAGCTGCTACCGCTGTTGGAGGAGGGTTCCTTCTTTTACAG ATTGCCAATCATAGTGGCTACGTGCAGGTGGACTGGAAGAAAGTGGAGAAGGATGTGAACAAAGCAAAGAAGCACCTGAagaagaaagcaaacaaagcagcccctgaaataaacacattcattgAGGAG GCCACAGACTTTATAAAAAGGAACATCGTCTTGTCTGGCGGGTTCGTCGGTGGCTTCTTTCTGGGATTGGCCTCCTAA
- the LOC122872352 gene encoding FUN14 domain-containing protein 1 isoform X1, producing the protein MENRDAGTNAGQDDPESEDEVYEVVDLTEYARRHQWWSRVFGNNSGPIAEKYSVATQIMMGGVTGWCAGYLFQRVGKIAATAVGGGFLLLQIANHSGYVQVDWKKVEKDVNKAKKHLKKKANKAAPEINTFIEEVKVNFFICKPAMPPSVLLAILHPLAVTQQA; encoded by the exons ATGGAAAATCGCGACGCGGGGACAAACG CAGGTCAGGATGACCCAGAGAGTGAAGATGAGGTTTATGAGGTTGTGGACCTGACAGAATATGCCCGGAGGCACCAGTGGTGGAGTAGGGTGTTTGGGAACAACTCCGGCCCGATTGCTGAGAAGTATTCCGTGGCCACCCAGATCATGATGGGAGGGGTGACTGGATG GTGTGCTGGTTACCTCTTCCAGAGAGTTGGGAAGATAGCTGCTACCGCTGTTGGAGGAGGGTTCCTTCTTTTACAG ATTGCCAATCATAGTGGCTACGTGCAGGTGGACTGGAAGAAAGTGGAGAAGGATGTGAACAAAGCAAAGAAGCACCTGAagaagaaagcaaacaaagcagcccctgaaataaacacattcattgAGGAGGTAAAG GTTAATTTCTTCATCTGCAAACCAGCAATGCCCCCTAGTGTACTGCTAGCCATACTACACCCACTAGCTGTGACACAGCAGGCTTAA
- the LOC122872352 gene encoding FUN14 domain-containing protein 1 isoform X4, whose amino-acid sequence MENRDAGTNGQDDPESEDEVYEVVDLTEYARRHQWWSRVFGNNSGPIAEKYSVATQIMMGGVTGWCAGYLFQRVGKIAATAVGGGFLLLQIANHSGYVQVDWKKVEKDVNKAKKHLKKKANKAAPEINTFIEEVKVNFFICKPAMPPSVLLAILHPLAVTQQA is encoded by the exons ATGGAAAATCGCGACGCGGGGACAAACG GTCAGGATGACCCAGAGAGTGAAGATGAGGTTTATGAGGTTGTGGACCTGACAGAATATGCCCGGAGGCACCAGTGGTGGAGTAGGGTGTTTGGGAACAACTCCGGCCCGATTGCTGAGAAGTATTCCGTGGCCACCCAGATCATGATGGGAGGGGTGACTGGATG GTGTGCTGGTTACCTCTTCCAGAGAGTTGGGAAGATAGCTGCTACCGCTGTTGGAGGAGGGTTCCTTCTTTTACAG ATTGCCAATCATAGTGGCTACGTGCAGGTGGACTGGAAGAAAGTGGAGAAGGATGTGAACAAAGCAAAGAAGCACCTGAagaagaaagcaaacaaagcagcccctgaaataaacacattcattgAGGAGGTAAAG GTTAATTTCTTCATCTGCAAACCAGCAATGCCCCCTAGTGTACTGCTAGCCATACTACACCCACTAGCTGTGACACAGCAGGCTTAA
- the LOC122872352 gene encoding FUN14 domain-containing protein 1 isoform X7 produces the protein MENRDAGTNAGQDDPESEDEVYEVVDLTEYARRHQWWSRVFGNNSGPIAEKYSVATQIMMGGVTGWCAGYLFQRVGKIAATAVGGGFLLLQIANHSGYVQVDWKKVEKDVNKAKKHLKKKANKAAPEINTFIEEVKATDFIKRNIVLSGGFVGGFFLGLAS, from the exons ATGGAAAATCGCGACGCGGGGACAAACG CAGGTCAGGATGACCCAGAGAGTGAAGATGAGGTTTATGAGGTTGTGGACCTGACAGAATATGCCCGGAGGCACCAGTGGTGGAGTAGGGTGTTTGGGAACAACTCCGGCCCGATTGCTGAGAAGTATTCCGTGGCCACCCAGATCATGATGGGAGGGGTGACTGGATG GTGTGCTGGTTACCTCTTCCAGAGAGTTGGGAAGATAGCTGCTACCGCTGTTGGAGGAGGGTTCCTTCTTTTACAG ATTGCCAATCATAGTGGCTACGTGCAGGTGGACTGGAAGAAAGTGGAGAAGGATGTGAACAAAGCAAAGAAGCACCTGAagaagaaagcaaacaaagcagcccctgaaataaacacattcattgAGGAGGTAAAG GCCACAGACTTTATAAAAAGGAACATCGTCTTGTCTGGCGGGTTCGTCGGTGGCTTCTTTCTGGGATTGGCCTCCTAA
- the LOC122872352 gene encoding FUN14 domain-containing protein 1 isoform X9, with product MATVDHREAGQDDPESEDEVYEVVDLTEYARRHQWWSRVFGNNSGPIAEKYSVATQIMMGGVTGWCAGYLFQRVGKIAATAVGGGFLLLQIANHSGYVQVDWKKVEKDVNKAKKHLKKKANKAAPEINTFIEEATDFIKRNIVLSGGFVGGFFLGLAS from the exons ATGGCGACGGTGGATCACAGAGAAG CAGGTCAGGATGACCCAGAGAGTGAAGATGAGGTTTATGAGGTTGTGGACCTGACAGAATATGCCCGGAGGCACCAGTGGTGGAGTAGGGTGTTTGGGAACAACTCCGGCCCGATTGCTGAGAAGTATTCCGTGGCCACCCAGATCATGATGGGAGGGGTGACTGGATG GTGTGCTGGTTACCTCTTCCAGAGAGTTGGGAAGATAGCTGCTACCGCTGTTGGAGGAGGGTTCCTTCTTTTACAG ATTGCCAATCATAGTGGCTACGTGCAGGTGGACTGGAAGAAAGTGGAGAAGGATGTGAACAAAGCAAAGAAGCACCTGAagaagaaagcaaacaaagcagcccctgaaataaacacattcattgAGGAG GCCACAGACTTTATAAAAAGGAACATCGTCTTGTCTGGCGGGTTCGTCGGTGGCTTCTTTCTGGGATTGGCCTCCTAA
- the LOC122872352 gene encoding FUN14 domain-containing protein 1 isoform X6, translated as MATVDHREGQDDPESEDEVYEVVDLTEYARRHQWWSRVFGNNSGPIAEKYSVATQIMMGGVTGWCAGYLFQRVGKIAATAVGGGFLLLQIANHSGYVQVDWKKVEKDVNKAKKHLKKKANKAAPEINTFIEEVKVNFFICKPAMPPSVLLAILHPLAVTQQA; from the exons ATGGCGACGGTGGATCACAGAGAAG GTCAGGATGACCCAGAGAGTGAAGATGAGGTTTATGAGGTTGTGGACCTGACAGAATATGCCCGGAGGCACCAGTGGTGGAGTAGGGTGTTTGGGAACAACTCCGGCCCGATTGCTGAGAAGTATTCCGTGGCCACCCAGATCATGATGGGAGGGGTGACTGGATG GTGTGCTGGTTACCTCTTCCAGAGAGTTGGGAAGATAGCTGCTACCGCTGTTGGAGGAGGGTTCCTTCTTTTACAG ATTGCCAATCATAGTGGCTACGTGCAGGTGGACTGGAAGAAAGTGGAGAAGGATGTGAACAAAGCAAAGAAGCACCTGAagaagaaagcaaacaaagcagcccctgaaataaacacattcattgAGGAGGTAAAG GTTAATTTCTTCATCTGCAAACCAGCAATGCCCCCTAGTGTACTGCTAGCCATACTACACCCACTAGCTGTGACACAGCAGGCTTAA
- the LOC122872352 gene encoding FUN14 domain-containing protein 1 isoform X3: MATVDHREAGQDDPESEDEVYEVVDLTEYARRHQWWSRVFGNNSGPIAEKYSVATQIMMGGVTGWCAGYLFQRVGKIAATAVGGGFLLLQIANHSGYVQVDWKKVEKDVNKAKKHLKKKANKAAPEINTFIEEVKVNFFICKPAMPPSVLLAILHPLAVTQQA, translated from the exons ATGGCGACGGTGGATCACAGAGAAG CAGGTCAGGATGACCCAGAGAGTGAAGATGAGGTTTATGAGGTTGTGGACCTGACAGAATATGCCCGGAGGCACCAGTGGTGGAGTAGGGTGTTTGGGAACAACTCCGGCCCGATTGCTGAGAAGTATTCCGTGGCCACCCAGATCATGATGGGAGGGGTGACTGGATG GTGTGCTGGTTACCTCTTCCAGAGAGTTGGGAAGATAGCTGCTACCGCTGTTGGAGGAGGGTTCCTTCTTTTACAG ATTGCCAATCATAGTGGCTACGTGCAGGTGGACTGGAAGAAAGTGGAGAAGGATGTGAACAAAGCAAAGAAGCACCTGAagaagaaagcaaacaaagcagcccctgaaataaacacattcattgAGGAGGTAAAG GTTAATTTCTTCATCTGCAAACCAGCAATGCCCCCTAGTGTACTGCTAGCCATACTACACCCACTAGCTGTGACACAGCAGGCTTAA
- the LOC122872352 gene encoding FUN14 domain-containing protein 1 isoform X5 has product METRGEARRGQDDPESEDEVYEVVDLTEYARRHQWWSRVFGNNSGPIAEKYSVATQIMMGGVTGWCAGYLFQRVGKIAATAVGGGFLLLQIANHSGYVQVDWKKVEKDVNKAKKHLKKKANKAAPEINTFIEEVKVNFFICKPAMPPSVLLAILHPLAVTQQA; this is encoded by the exons ATGGAGACAAGAGGTGAAGCTAGGCGAG GTCAGGATGACCCAGAGAGTGAAGATGAGGTTTATGAGGTTGTGGACCTGACAGAATATGCCCGGAGGCACCAGTGGTGGAGTAGGGTGTTTGGGAACAACTCCGGCCCGATTGCTGAGAAGTATTCCGTGGCCACCCAGATCATGATGGGAGGGGTGACTGGATG GTGTGCTGGTTACCTCTTCCAGAGAGTTGGGAAGATAGCTGCTACCGCTGTTGGAGGAGGGTTCCTTCTTTTACAG ATTGCCAATCATAGTGGCTACGTGCAGGTGGACTGGAAGAAAGTGGAGAAGGATGTGAACAAAGCAAAGAAGCACCTGAagaagaaagcaaacaaagcagcccctgaaataaacacattcattgAGGAGGTAAAG GTTAATTTCTTCATCTGCAAACCAGCAATGCCCCCTAGTGTACTGCTAGCCATACTACACCCACTAGCTGTGACACAGCAGGCTTAA
- the LOC122872352 gene encoding FUN14 domain-containing protein 1 isoform X2: METRGEARRAGQDDPESEDEVYEVVDLTEYARRHQWWSRVFGNNSGPIAEKYSVATQIMMGGVTGWCAGYLFQRVGKIAATAVGGGFLLLQIANHSGYVQVDWKKVEKDVNKAKKHLKKKANKAAPEINTFIEEVKVNFFICKPAMPPSVLLAILHPLAVTQQA, encoded by the exons ATGGAGACAAGAGGTGAAGCTAGGCGAG CAGGTCAGGATGACCCAGAGAGTGAAGATGAGGTTTATGAGGTTGTGGACCTGACAGAATATGCCCGGAGGCACCAGTGGTGGAGTAGGGTGTTTGGGAACAACTCCGGCCCGATTGCTGAGAAGTATTCCGTGGCCACCCAGATCATGATGGGAGGGGTGACTGGATG GTGTGCTGGTTACCTCTTCCAGAGAGTTGGGAAGATAGCTGCTACCGCTGTTGGAGGAGGGTTCCTTCTTTTACAG ATTGCCAATCATAGTGGCTACGTGCAGGTGGACTGGAAGAAAGTGGAGAAGGATGTGAACAAAGCAAAGAAGCACCTGAagaagaaagcaaacaaagcagcccctgaaataaacacattcattgAGGAGGTAAAG GTTAATTTCTTCATCTGCAAACCAGCAATGCCCCCTAGTGTACTGCTAGCCATACTACACCCACTAGCTGTGACACAGCAGGCTTAA